The Capillibacterium thermochitinicola genome contains the following window.
CTTTTTTCCATTGTAAAAACCTAAAGCGCCACATCCTGCGACAATTACAGTCACAACTGCCCAGAATAAAACACCGCCACCATCAATTTCTTGTAGCTCTTGTACTGTTAACTCTCTCATAATTTTCAACCTCCTTGTTAAAAACTGTTTATTAAAAACTATTTTCTAGAGTTTGTAAAGTGGGAATAAGCTTTACCTAATGCGTATCCTGCTCCATAGGCAGTAGCTGCGGCTGTTACTATTTTTGCTACTAAAGACGCAGTTACTGTTACACCCAATATTACTACTTCCCCACCATCAATTTCCATCGACTCTTTTTCACCCAACTCAGTCATCCCAAGAGTGGCAACCATTTCCATTTCTAAATTCCTCCTTGTTATTTGGTATTTTCAAACATCCAGATGTTCTTGATTTTAACATAACACAAGTTATTAATTATGTCGCCTATCTTTTTGGGTAGTCATAGCTAACTACACTACCCAGATGACCATGGATAGATCGAAAGACCAGATAAAATGGTGACGAACGATTACAAATGATTATTGAATGTTGAATAACTACCCAAAAGGGTAGTAGAAAGCACGATAAAGTTATGTTAATTTAAAAGAACATAAAATAACATATATTATAATATGTTGCAAAAATGTAATAACATGGAATTTCGCAGGAAGGTGGTTTTACTAGTTGTGTGCTCAATTTTTTAAACGTTACTATTGTATTAAACAACATGACATATCGGATTGTGGAGCTGCTTGTCTGGCAATTGTGGCCAA
Protein-coding sequences here:
- a CDS encoding class IIb bacteriocin, lactobin A/cerein 7B family, whose protein sequence is MRELTVQELQEIDGGGVLFWAVVTVIVAGCGALGFYNGKKDTDKEYE